A genomic stretch from Pirellulales bacterium includes:
- a CDS encoding LUD domain-containing protein, giving the protein MNSKESMLDAIRRHCPAEAPLPDLDREWVRYDDPRQQFAATLESVGGRCVMAGDADQINAELAAMPAWQQAKQTVSLLPGVGPGNVDLNALAGPHELEALDFAILPGEFAVAENAAVWVTDEAVKHRVVYFIAQHVALVVPAAAVLDNMHQAYQRMTFTGPRFGTFISGPSKTADIEQSLVIGAHGARSLTVFLLQG; this is encoded by the coding sequence ATGAACAGCAAAGAGTCGATGCTCGATGCCATTCGCCGGCACTGCCCCGCCGAAGCGCCGCTGCCCGATCTCGACCGGGAGTGGGTCCGCTACGACGATCCGCGGCAGCAGTTTGCCGCGACACTGGAATCGGTGGGGGGGCGGTGCGTCATGGCCGGCGACGCCGACCAGATCAACGCGGAGTTGGCGGCGATGCCGGCCTGGCAGCAGGCAAAGCAGACGGTTTCGCTGTTGCCCGGCGTCGGTCCCGGAAACGTCGATCTGAACGCGCTCGCCGGTCCGCACGAACTGGAAGCGCTCGATTTCGCCATCTTGCCGGGCGAATTTGCCGTGGCCGAGAATGCCGCGGTGTGGGTCACGGACGAAGCCGTGAAGCATCGCGTGGTGTACTTCATCGCCCAACACGTGGCCTTGGTGGTGCCGGCCGCGGCGGTGCTCGACAACATGCACCAGGCCTACCAGCGGATGACGTTTACCGGCCCGCGTTTTGGCACGTTCATTTCCGGCCCCTCGAAAACGGCCGACATCGAGCAGTCGCTGGTGATCGGGGCGCACGGCGCCCGCTCGCTGACGGTGTTCTTGTTGCAAGGATGA
- the rsmH gene encoding 16S rRNA (cytosine(1402)-N(4))-methyltransferase RsmH has translation MAHVPVMLDEVVSWLAPRPGMRLVDGTLGAGGHTRALAQFVAPEGEVLAFDRDPAALAAAECALSGLPVKLVHANFAELPQVLGQLGLKSVDGVVLDLGLSSEQLADGERGFSFDSAGTLDLRFDVTVGEPAWKLLDRLGERELADLIYRYGEERFSRRIARRIVERRASGPVRTAEHLARLVRGCVPRARAPAIDPATRTFQALRIAVNEELVSLERALAHLPNCVAAGGRVAVISFHSLEDRLVKTAFRDDARYDVLTRKPLRPSAEEVARNPRSRSAKLRVACLTGGPP, from the coding sequence ATGGCGCACGTGCCGGTCATGCTCGATGAAGTAGTAAGCTGGTTGGCGCCGCGGCCGGGCATGAGGCTCGTCGATGGCACGCTGGGCGCCGGCGGGCACACCAGGGCCTTGGCCCAGTTCGTGGCGCCGGAGGGTGAAGTGCTGGCCTTCGATCGAGATCCCGCGGCGCTGGCCGCCGCCGAGTGCGCCCTGAGCGGGTTGCCGGTGAAGCTGGTACACGCGAACTTCGCCGAACTTCCGCAGGTACTCGGGCAACTCGGCCTGAAGTCGGTCGATGGCGTCGTGCTCGACTTGGGACTGTCGAGCGAGCAACTCGCCGACGGCGAGCGCGGCTTCAGCTTCGATTCTGCCGGGACGCTCGACCTGCGGTTCGACGTCACGGTCGGCGAGCCCGCTTGGAAGCTGCTCGACCGGCTGGGCGAAAGGGAGCTGGCCGACCTGATCTATCGCTACGGCGAAGAGCGGTTCAGTCGCCGCATCGCGCGCCGCATCGTCGAGCGGCGCGCGAGCGGACCGGTCCGCACGGCCGAACACCTTGCCCGGCTGGTGCGGGGCTGCGTGCCGCGGGCGCGCGCGCCTGCGATCGACCCGGCCACGCGCACGTTCCAGGCGCTGCGGATTGCCGTCAACGAGGAGCTTGTCTCGCTCGAACGGGCGCTGGCGCATCTGCCGAATTGCGTCGCGGCTGGCGGTCGCGTGGCCGTGATCAGCTTTCACTCGCTGGAAGACCGGCTGGTGAAGACGGCCTTCCGCGACGACGCTCGATACGACGTGCTCACGCGCAAACCGCTCCGACCGTCGGCCGAGGAGGTTGCCCGGAACCCGCGTTCGCGCAGCGCCAAGTTGCGCGTGGCTTGCCTGACCGGCGGGCCGCCTTAG
- the rlmKL gene encoding bifunctional 23S rRNA (guanine(2069)-N(7))-methyltransferase RlmK/23S rRNA (guanine(2445)-N(2))-methyltransferase RlmL, translating into MQLIATSTVGVEAIVARELKSLGYETKIPQTGRIVFAGDEAAVCRANLWLRTADRVLIEIGSFEATDFGQLFDRTFELPWEAWIGSDAAFPVNGRSVNSQLSSVPACQKIVKKAIVEKLRKAHRTDVLAETGPQYTVEVALLDDRATLTLDTSGTGLHKRGYRRLVAEAQLKETLSAALVLLSFWKPDRPLVDPFCGSGTIPIEAALIGRNLAPGIHRQFAAESWPAISTRLWEDARREARDLAKPDLPLKIIGTDVDEAVLSLARYHAAQAGVADDIHFQQRDFRDLTSKKEHGCVICNPPYGERMGDTDDLEALYASMPLVLRRLKTWSHYILTAFPEFESLVGRPADRRRKLYNGRIECTYYQFYGPKPGREGSGFRVQSSEGGDGSGEGGIANCELQIANWKLETRNETEGSQQKRVGEAVKAEDPSPKTECLNPKSKIQNPKLGAPAFGGLTTKAYEQADLFARRLTARARHLRRWPTKRGITCYRLYDRDVPEIPLVVDRYEDCLHLAEYERPHDRSPAGHADWLDLMAKTAAETLEVPKAKVFMKRRERQRGTSQYDRFSEQGKTFVVHEGGLQFRVNLSDYLDTGLFLDHRITRSMVRDAAAGKRFLNLFGYTGSFTVYAAAGGAAATTTVDLSNTYLQWAEENLKLNSLAGREHRFVRDDALSFLKHHRAGAEYDLAVVDPPTFSNSKMTDDIWDVQHDHAELLARLIALMSPGGVIYFSTNSRRFKLDEAALAGVNVREISRQTVPEDFRNRRVHRCWRLVVPG; encoded by the coding sequence ATGCAGCTCATTGCCACTTCTACCGTCGGCGTCGAAGCCATCGTGGCGCGCGAGCTTAAGTCGCTCGGCTACGAAACCAAGATTCCGCAGACCGGCCGCATCGTCTTTGCCGGCGACGAGGCGGCCGTCTGCCGCGCCAACCTCTGGCTGCGCACGGCCGATCGTGTGCTCATCGAGATCGGCTCGTTCGAGGCCACCGATTTCGGCCAGCTCTTCGACCGCACATTCGAGCTGCCCTGGGAAGCGTGGATCGGATCTGACGCCGCCTTTCCGGTCAACGGCCGCTCGGTCAATTCGCAACTTTCCAGTGTGCCGGCCTGCCAGAAGATCGTGAAGAAAGCGATTGTCGAGAAGCTCCGTAAGGCGCATCGCACCGACGTGTTGGCCGAAACGGGACCGCAATACACGGTCGAGGTCGCACTGCTCGACGACCGGGCCACTCTGACGCTCGACACCAGCGGCACCGGGCTGCACAAGCGGGGCTATCGGAGGCTGGTGGCTGAAGCGCAGCTCAAGGAGACGCTGTCGGCGGCGCTGGTGCTGTTGAGTTTCTGGAAGCCCGACCGTCCGCTGGTCGATCCGTTCTGCGGCTCCGGCACCATTCCGATCGAAGCCGCGCTGATCGGCCGCAACCTGGCACCCGGCATCCACCGGCAGTTCGCCGCCGAGAGTTGGCCGGCAATTTCCACGCGGCTCTGGGAAGACGCGCGGCGCGAGGCGCGCGATCTGGCGAAGCCCGATTTGCCGCTGAAGATCATCGGCACCGACGTCGACGAAGCGGTGCTGAGCCTGGCCCGCTATCATGCCGCGCAGGCCGGCGTGGCCGACGACATTCATTTTCAGCAGCGCGATTTCCGCGATCTGACCAGCAAGAAGGAGCACGGCTGCGTGATCTGCAATCCGCCCTACGGCGAGCGGATGGGCGACACCGACGACCTCGAGGCCCTTTACGCCTCGATGCCGCTGGTGCTGCGGCGGCTGAAGACCTGGTCGCACTACATCCTGACGGCCTTTCCCGAATTCGAGTCGCTCGTCGGCCGGCCCGCCGACCGACGCCGCAAACTCTACAACGGCCGCATCGAATGCACGTATTACCAGTTTTATGGACCCAAGCCGGGGCGAGAGGGCTCAGGGTTCAGGGTTCAGAGTTCAGAAGGGGGAGACGGCTCAGGGGAGGGGGGAATTGCGAATTGCGAATTGCAAATTGCAAATTGGAAGTTGGAAACGAGGAATGAAACAGAGGGCAGCCAGCAAAAGCGAGTCGGCGAAGCGGTCAAGGCCGAAGACCCAAGTCCAAAGACCGAATGCCTCAATCCAAAATCCAAAATCCAAAATCCAAAATTGGGGGCGCCCGCCTTCGGTGGTTTGACCACCAAGGCTTACGAACAGGCCGATCTGTTTGCCCGGCGGCTGACGGCGCGGGCCAGGCATCTGCGCCGCTGGCCGACGAAGCGGGGCATCACCTGTTACCGGCTGTATGACCGCGATGTGCCCGAAATACCGCTGGTGGTCGATCGTTATGAAGACTGCCTGCACCTGGCCGAGTACGAGCGGCCGCACGACCGGTCGCCGGCCGGGCACGCCGACTGGCTCGACCTGATGGCCAAGACGGCGGCCGAAACGCTGGAAGTACCCAAGGCCAAGGTGTTCATGAAGCGGCGCGAACGGCAGCGCGGCACGAGCCAGTACGATCGCTTCTCGGAACAAGGCAAGACGTTCGTGGTACACGAAGGCGGCCTGCAGTTCCGGGTCAATCTATCCGACTATCTCGACACCGGCCTGTTTCTCGACCATCGCATCACGCGCTCGATGGTCCGCGACGCCGCGGCCGGCAAGCGGTTCTTGAACCTGTTTGGCTACACGGGCTCGTTCACGGTCTACGCCGCGGCGGGCGGGGCCGCGGCGACCACCACGGTCGATCTCTCGAACACCTATCTTCAGTGGGCCGAAGAGAACCTGAAGCTCAACTCATTGGCCGGCCGCGAACATCGTTTCGTCCGCGATGACGCGTTGAGCTTTTTGAAGCATCACCGCGCGGGCGCCGAGTACGACCTGGCGGTGGTCGATCCGCCGACGTTTTCCAACAGCAAAATGACGGACGACATCTGGGACGTGCAGCACGACCATGCCGAGCTGCTCGCCCGGCTGATCGCGCTCATGTCGCCGGGCGGAGTGATTTATTTTTCGACCAACTCGCGGCGCTTCAAGCTCGACGAGGCCGCGCTCGCCGGCGTCAACGTTCGCGAGATCAGCCGCCAGACGGTGCCCGAGGATTTCCGGAACCGCCGCGTTCACCGTTGTTGGCGGCTTGTCGTGCCGGGCTGA
- a CDS encoding gamma carbonic anhydrase family protein: protein MADRTAFRPDLVAADVYLAAGAQVVGDVTIGPESSVWFNAVIRGDTESVRIGRGTNIQDNCVLHADPGFPCTLGDGVTVGHTAVVHGAAIGDNVVIGMHAVVMNGAQVGRDSLVAVGAVVTEGTVIPSGSLVMGLPGKVVRPLTADEIERNRLSAEHYVASARMFRNAAISPARQAANNGERGGSGNPRAPSGG, encoded by the coding sequence ATGGCAGACCGGACCGCCTTTCGTCCCGACCTAGTAGCAGCCGATGTCTACCTTGCCGCCGGGGCGCAGGTCGTGGGCGATGTGACGATCGGACCGGAGTCGAGTGTGTGGTTCAATGCGGTCATCCGCGGCGACACGGAGTCGGTCCGCATCGGCCGTGGCACGAACATCCAAGACAACTGCGTGCTGCACGCCGATCCGGGCTTTCCCTGCACTCTCGGCGACGGCGTCACGGTCGGGCACACGGCGGTGGTGCATGGCGCGGCGATCGGCGATAACGTGGTGATCGGGATGCACGCGGTGGTGATGAACGGCGCGCAGGTCGGCCGCGACAGCCTGGTGGCGGTGGGCGCCGTCGTCACCGAGGGTACGGTGATTCCGTCCGGCTCGCTCGTGATGGGCCTACCGGGCAAAGTCGTTCGCCCGTTGACGGCGGACGAGATCGAACGGAATCGGCTCAGCGCGGAGCATTATGTGGCCAGCGCGCGGATGTTCCGCAACGCCGCTATCAGCCCGGCACGACAAGCCGCCAACAACGGTGAACGCGGCGGTTCCGGAAATCCTCGGGCACCGTCTGGCGGCTGA
- a CDS encoding HD domain-containing protein: MRDYQLEALSHDPIHGYIAFTNRGAAAGETAERDLIDHPWVQRLRQIHQLQTAWWVFPSAEHTRFQHVLGVMHLASRAVAALYDSLAEVCPDVPSRGYVETLMRLAALLHDIGHGPFGHFFDEHFLSQFGLTHETLGSTIIREQLGDLLRGVRRNPNSRLADGEQIEPDAIAYLITRPRAGEPSAPVWLRHLRNLFSGLYTIDNMDFVLRDAYMSGYNLRAFDLQRLLHYSFFSERGLTVHARGLPELVRFIGVRAELFRSLYFHRTVRAIDLDLADLFADSRELLFPGNPLEHLDEYQRFTEWSLLIDVARWAESSDAAQRDLGQRWRDLLARRVRWKMACERTLFFSPGVAESSSIFSQAAFVERALRAQLPAELRELPLRVDLARHVHRPGTQGPAAGQNFLYDPGRDEIRELTTSELFRQLPLASRICRVYALCREHHAVLAAALDALVEPNVADEPTNM, encoded by the coding sequence ATGCGAGATTATCAGCTCGAAGCCCTCAGCCACGACCCGATCCACGGCTATATCGCCTTTACCAACCGCGGCGCCGCGGCCGGCGAAACGGCCGAACGCGATCTGATCGACCACCCCTGGGTGCAGCGGCTGCGACAGATCCATCAGTTGCAAACCGCCTGGTGGGTCTTTCCCTCGGCCGAACATACACGCTTCCAGCACGTGCTTGGCGTCATGCACTTGGCCAGCCGCGCGGTGGCGGCGCTCTACGACAGCCTGGCCGAGGTTTGCCCCGATGTGCCCAGCCGTGGCTATGTCGAGACCTTGATGCGGCTGGCGGCGCTGTTGCACGACATTGGGCACGGGCCGTTCGGCCACTTCTTCGACGAGCACTTTTTGTCGCAATTCGGGCTGACGCACGAAACCTTGGGCAGCACGATCATCCGCGAACAGCTCGGTGACCTGCTCCGCGGCGTGCGGCGCAATCCGAACAGCCGGCTGGCCGACGGCGAACAGATCGAGCCGGACGCAATCGCTTATCTCATCACCCGGCCGCGCGCGGGCGAACCGTCCGCACCCGTGTGGCTGCGGCACCTGCGCAACCTGTTCAGTGGACTTTACACGATCGACAACATGGATTTCGTGCTCCGCGACGCCTATATGTCGGGCTACAACCTGCGGGCCTTCGATCTCCAGCGGCTGTTGCACTACAGTTTTTTCAGCGAGCGGGGACTGACGGTCCATGCCCGTGGGCTGCCGGAACTGGTCCGCTTCATCGGCGTGCGGGCGGAGCTGTTCCGCTCGCTCTATTTTCACCGCACGGTGCGGGCCATCGACCTCGATCTGGCCGACCTGTTTGCCGACAGCCGCGAGTTGCTCTTCCCCGGCAATCCACTGGAGCATCTCGACGAGTATCAGCGGTTCACGGAATGGTCGCTGTTGATCGACGTGGCCCGCTGGGCGGAATCGAGCGATGCGGCGCAACGCGACCTGGGCCAGCGTTGGCGCGACCTTTTGGCGCGCAGGGTCCGCTGGAAAATGGCGTGCGAGCGGACGTTGTTCTTTTCGCCCGGCGTGGCGGAATCGAGCAGCATCTTCAGCCAGGCGGCGTTCGTCGAACGGGCGCTGCGGGCGCAATTGCCGGCGGAGCTCCGCGAGCTGCCGTTGCGCGTCGACCTGGCGCGGCACGTGCATCGGCCCGGCACGCAAGGGCCGGCGGCGGGCCAGAACTTTTTATACGACCCCGGCCGCGACGAAATCCGCGAGCTGACGACCAGCGAACTCTTTCGCCAGTTGCCGCTGGCCTCGCGTATTTGCCGCGTCTATGCACTCTGCCGCGAGCACCATGCGGTGCTGGCCGCGGCGCTCGATGCGCTGGTCGAGCCGAACGTGGCCGATGAGCCGACGAATATGTAG